The Cuculus canorus isolate bCucCan1 chromosome 5, bCucCan1.pri, whole genome shotgun sequence genome window below encodes:
- the CD82 gene encoding CD82 antigen, with translation MGSGCLKVTKYFLFLFNLLFLILGAVILGFGIWILADKTSFIAVLQMSSPSLKTAAYVLVGVGALTMLMGFLGCIGAVNEIRCLLGLYFTCLMVILITQVSAGLVIYFQKEKLKEEVAHIIENLIENYDPLKDDQRNLQDVWDYVQRQVACCGWTGAQDWENNRILINQSMTEYPCSCSNSSNNLQVDSGFCKLDVPVNSTATYADWPVHEQGCTDGVENWLKDNLGVILGVCTGVAVIELLGMILSISLCKNIHSEDYTKVPKS, from the exons ATGGGGTCTGGCTGCCTAAAAGTCACCAAGtacttcctcttcctcttcaatCTCCTGTTCCTT atcCTGGGTGCTGTGATCCTGGGTTTTGGAATATGGATTCTGGCTGACAAAACCAGTTTCATTGCAGTTTTGC AGATGTCATCTCCCTCCCTGAAGACTGCTGCATACGTCCTTGTTGGTGTTGGGGCTCTCACCATGCTGATGGGATTCTTGGGCTGTATTGGAGCAGTCAATGAAATCCGATGCCTTTTGGGTCTG tACTTCACCTGCCTGATGGTAATCCTTATAACCCAGGTTTCTGCTGGGCTGGTCATCtacttccagaaagaaaag CTGAAAGAAGAGGTGGCCCACATAATTGAAAATCTGATTGAAAATTATGACCCTTTgaaggatgatcagaggaacTTACAAGATGTATGGGACTATGTGCAAAGACAG gTTGCTTGCTGTGGCTGGACTGGAGCACAGGACTGGGAAAATAATAGGATTCTTATCAACCAAAGCATGACTGAAtacccctgctcctgctccaaTAGCTCCAACAACCTTCAGGTAGATAGCGGTTTCTGTAAACTGGATGTCCCTGTCAACAGCACTGCAACGTATGCTGATTGGCCTGTTCATGAGCAG GGATGCACGGATGGTGTAGAGAATTGGTTGAAGGATAACCTTGGTGTCATTCTTGGGGTCTGCACTGGTGTTGCTGTTATAGAG CTGCTGGGGATGATACTGTCCATTTCACTCTGCAAGAACATACACAGCGAAGACTACACCAAAGTGCCCAAGTCTTGA